Sequence from the Acidimicrobiia bacterium genome:
GGGCACACCCCTCGACCGGAGAACTCATGAAGGTTTGGATCGATCAGGACCTCTGCACCGGTGACGGCCTCTGTGAGGAGATCGCACCGGATGTGTTCGTGCTCCTCGACGACGGCCTCGCCTACGTGCGCGAGGGAGACCGCATCTTCGCCGCTTCCAAGGGCAACCCAGAAGGCGCCCAGGGAATGGCCGAGGTGCCGTCGGGCCAGGAGGACAGCGTCGTCGAAGCCGCTGAGGAGTGCCCTGGCGAGTGCATCTTCATCGAGCCCTGAGCCCCACTCGATCCCATGCGACCCGGTCTACGCGGCCGGGTCGCGACGCGTCTCGGCCGTGGTGCGACGGGCGATCGTGATGAACCCGGTGTGGCCGACCATGGTGCTCGCCGGACGGACCGAACGCCCTGTCACCCGCCAGTCGCGGATCAGGATCTCGAACGTCTCCGGGTCGAGGAACACCTGGGTGGCGCGTAGTGCGTCACCCAGGCGTTCGAGCTGAGGTACCGTGGGCAGGTAGGAGACCAGGATCCCGTCGGGGGTCAGGCGCTCGGCCGCAACGGGAACGACGCCTTCGGGCTCTGGGAGGTCCAAGACGATGCGATCGGGCCGATGGTCTCGGAGCACCTCCTCCACCCGCCCTTCGACGAG
This genomic interval carries:
- a CDS encoding ferredoxin, which codes for MKVWIDQDLCTGDGLCEEIAPDVFVLLDDGLAYVREGDRIFAASKGNPEGAQGMAEVPSGQEDSVVEAAEECPGECIFIEP